AAGCTAGCCGAAGCTAGCTAATAATTTCTACAGCAAAATTAAATCTTGGGATATTTTCAGAATAAAATCAGGGGTgtccatttcaattttttttaaaaaaatattaatttgatatttctattaatttagaatgtccttttaatttttatctaattatatttataaacatttattcataaatattaaatattgttCACGTACAATTCACCATCTTTATTCAACAATTCACACTCATATAAATCaacaataaatttatttataattcacTTTCTActgatataaaaataaatttttatcaaatcaaataataaatttatttataaattcactTTCTCATAAGACTAAAATAAATCAAAGTGTCCTCAGGGCATGATGCGATGATACGATAGGACGAGCTTCCCTACGAATCAATGAGGCTGAGTAATGTCGAATAAAATAGAAGGAAAACAAACACCTTGCAACtttcataattattaattattttaaattgaatAAATTGCGTCTTATTATTAATTGGTGTACAATCATAAataataagaatttttaaaaaagacaAATAAATTATAAGATGGATTTGTAAAAAATTGATATCATGCCCTGGAAAGGAGAGCATGATATTGGTGCTCTTGGAAAGCATTTGAAAAGATTAAATATCCAAAACAGATACCTTGATATACAAGTTTGAATTTGGAGCTGACATAACATAAACATTGAGTCGAAGGTAATGAATACAAGGAGGGAGCCTGTAGAGATTCATACTATCGCTAGCTTAGCAAGCAACACTAAATCTAAAATCTTGACTTCGTATGTGTCGTCCAACTTTACAATCCCATCCGACCCATCAACACCGATGAGCCTCCCTGTTGCTCCGCGCATGTCGCCATTCATGATCTTGATCCTGTCGGATTTTTTGGGCCTAATCACCTCGACGTCTGAGGGAGTAACAGTCATTGTCTCTCCGTTGCCAGCTGATCCGACGGCAACTTTACAGGACCCATCCTGAAATGAAAAGGCAGTTTGTGAGGGCAAACAAGCACATCTACAACTAGGTGGGTAGTAAGGGGGAGAAAAAACACTTCGGCATACCATTAGCACATCTTTAACGACTCCAACATGGAAATCACCTCCGGCTTTCACGACGTTAACCAATATATCCGGCATCAGCCAGTTTCCTTCGCTCTCTCCGCCTACAGAATAGGAACACTGTGTTCATATAACTCGTTTCACTACAGATTGGAAGAATTATCTATTGCTTCGTTGCTTTTGAATAAATGAACAACGATATATGCCCAGAGTAAAAGAAATAAGTCTCAAAAAATAATGCAATGAATTGACGAAAAGTTCAAACAAATCAAATTAAGTGTTCCAACCGAAGGTACACCAACAGCAAGAGTAAAATAATAGTGTGTCCAGGGAACAAGAAATAGATTGAGATGAAAACAAATAATCGAATAGAAACATAAAATTTAACTTCTAAGTATGTATAATTTAGTAAACAGGGCAAAAAGGTACAAGTTTCTTAACCAAAATATGAGCCAAAGCTAGGGACTAGATCAAATGGTTTATTTGTAATCGACAACTCTTATAATGAATATGTATAGCATGTATTGTTCATTATATGATCGATTTGCCATGTTGAAATAAACAAACTGAAGTTTTTCATACAATAAACTTATATGAAAAggttaagagagagagagagattgacCTATTGTCGGAGACATCATATCCAATCCGACATTTCCAGGTGTCATTGGCTGTCCACCAGGGGTACCAGGAAGGTACGATGCTGAGCTGGGAGTCAAAGGTTGTGCAGTAGGTGTTGATGGTAGATACGggcttggtgcacttcctggtaGACAATAACATTACACCTCCAACTGCAAAGAATGAATTTGTGGAAGGATCTAATGAACTCGATTACCATAGCTGCTTTCCCTTGGTGTTGCGGAATCACCATAGCTCCCTCCTGGAGTGTTAGCCCAACCCGAGCCAGGAGTAGGTGCATCGTACGTCCGAACAGGAGTTCCAGGCTGAGATAGCATAAGGTGGGTTGTGATTATTACTTGAAAGGACTTGCATCTAAATAGGACAAAAACACATACATGATATTGTGGGCTCGTTCGCCAAGTAGCAGGATTACCATCTTCCCAATTATCCCTGTACAGGTTATTAGTATATGAGTTCATATGTTAGCGAACAGAATCTATTTGGAAATGAAAATAACAAGGCCAGATTCATcaacacattgatctggattaTTGTTATTGCATGTTTCAAATTATGAAATATGGATGTGCAAAGCAAatccaaattttaaatttaccaaGTGCAGGACAAATAGAGAACACATCAGGAGAGCCGAAAACAAAGAAAGTTTAAGCCATTTTCAATggtcaaaattcaaattatactagtctctTCTTGTGATGGGGGGTCTATCTTCTGAAAGATAAGCCAAGAGCCGAGTCAGCATAAGTACAGCATGAGCAAATCAAATATGTAGCATGAACACATTTTAAGATGGTAATGTTCAAAACTTGAAAAAATAACTACAGAACAATGAACACGTGAACTGAACAGATAAAATATAGAGAATATCATCATGTGCTAAGAGTATATGCAAGATATCCAGTCTCCAAAAAGTTTGGAATTGATGGACCACTCTCAGATCTCTGAATTGGccaagttggaaagttcaacaatataAATGCGCACAAAGATTCATGGTTGATGTATTGAGTCGACAAACAGATTAAGTATAACTGAACAATGCATTTTTGATGTTAAAAAAGACTACCTTGGAGGACTCATAGGAGCCCACGTCCCATCGTGCATGGGTGTTCTCATCCCATCATGGATAGGAGTCGCtgcaaaaaataatatatatgtaCATGAACCTTGAGACAGAGAAAACTGGAGATTGTCGTAAAATCTGATTGAAATCTCTCAATGGAACCACATCTTATTATTAAATTGCTCTCAAGTTTCTCCTAAGATTTCACTAACTTCTAAAAACAAATTAAAGATGAAAAACATTTGATAACCTACCACCAGGATCCCGCATGGGAGTTTGATAAGGATGCATTGGCGTTCGTGATGGATGCATAGGTGTCTCTCTACCTGATCCGAACCTGAATCATAATCGAGTAAAAAATACAGTGAACAAATATTCGAGTATTAAACacttgaaatcaaaaaataaagatATTACGGAAAGAATTAATACCGGAAAGGCGTTGCAGCACCGTTACCAACTGCATCAGCGATATCTTGTCTCTTAACTGTTATTATAACAACAAATTGGTCAGAAATGTATAAAATAATGGAAATTATGCATCAACAGAACTTACCTGTCACAATTTTCATCTGAGAATCCAACTCAACTCGTACTAAATAGCCGGTTACCTCCTTAACACGACCTCGATATCCTTTCCAGGGACCAGATTTTATTTTAATAGTTTTACTGACTAAGGCTTcatctcctcttccacctcttccacCCCTTCCGCCTCCGCCTCTGTATCTTTGAACTACATTTTTGATTAATGTGCatataagaaattaaaatacattCATGAAACAATATGAAATTAGCTAACTAGTTGAACAAGAGTCCATGACTAAGAATAAGAACCCTGCAAATGCATAAGAGACGACTTGGAGAAATGGGATCAGCAGCATGCATACATTCTGAAGGTGGTCCTCTAGGTGGCAGTCTGTTTGGAGACTGAAAACGGGATGGAGAACGGAGAGCATCGAGTCTAGAGCTCAAGGAATCAACATTCTGCAATAAATAACATACATTAGCTAACGCTCAACTTCTAGCTTCTATAAAAACTACATTAACACACATTTCTATCTCTATTCCCCTGCGATCCACATCCAAGCACACATGACTGAGCTTTTGCACAAATAAAACCAGCGTGCTCATGATGATGACGGTCATGGATAAATAATAGCCCTCTGTATATGTGTTCAACAGGACCTCGTTTCCCCTGATCAAGCAAAATCATATCAACGCTAAAATCAACTATACATGAATTAAAACATCAATTAAAAAACTAAAATGACATGACAGTTAATCTTACACTAAATGGGCCCTCGACAACCCTAACAACATCCTTAATTGCTATGATGTTGTTTGAGCGATCTTTGGCAGTTGTTCTCCTTTCAATTTTGCTTTTTATCTCCCTGAACTTAACAAGAACAACCTCAGGCTTATCTGCCACTCCTTTAAGAACCTAAAGATCAGTAAAATTAGGTAGAGAGAAACTTGAGAGTTGCAATTGATTACCATcaataaacctaacttacttGAAATGCTTCAGTCTCCAAGCGTATGATAACTCCAAAAGACATATTGCTGTAAGGTTTGACCAGTCAGTAAGTCACAATGAACCCAAAAAAAATGTCTACATGAATACAGCATGAAAGCTTACTCTAGCAGCACAAGATCATGTAACTCATAATCGCCCACGCGAGTAACCCCAGTAGTAATCTCAGAACTCTCTACAACATGGTCGGCGAAAACGCGTATCTGAACCAAATTGTATACAATTAAATTTCAACCAAACTGGCATTATTATTCCTATGATTCAAGTCAAAGTCTGACTTACATGGTCTTTTGTAGTATCCGACAAAATAATTAGAACGTGGCTTTCAACCTTTACAACCATACCAGTTGCACCTACTTGAACACCTGATACCACTTTGACATGATCTCCCGGTTTAAAGTATTTGCATAACTCCTTCTCGTTGAAAGCAATTGTTCCCTGTGCAAAACATGGAACTAATTAAAATTCTTACCCAGATATATCTTACAACAAATTGACAATGGATATAAACATAGGAAAAAAATTACCAGCTCAGGCAATTTTGCATAGACGGTATCTTCCTCCACCTTCTCCACCCATCCCTTCAGATTCTTACATTCTCCACGAATGATTATCACAGAATCCCCTTTCATGAAATGGCCTTTTTTCCTATTGGCAAACAAAGTGGACAAACTTGCAACCTCTCCATCATCATCACCAGGCTTCCTGAACTTCTCAAGTTCATCAAATGTAGGATCTATGTTCTGCAAGCTAATACTTTTGACAGAAATGGTTTTATACAAAAAACCCTCTTTGAACATCAGACCATCAACCATCTCAAAATATTCACCACTGTCCTTGTCTCGTCGCCGTTCAACACGGATATGCATCTCCCTAACCAAATTGAACACAATATACCAAACTAGTCAAATTTGTCAACAACATCTATGTTACATTCGCTTAATCAAACTTTAAGAGTTTAAAGTCATTGAATACCTTGCTTCATCGATATTAAAGAAGCGAGGGGGAGGAACAAAAGTCTTCTTCTTTACAACTTCCCTACCTTCCTGCAAAAAATAAGTtgcaaaaaatataaaataagcaTAAGATTACAGATTTGACAAAATGGAACTATTGGCATATAGTTAGTCAATAAATGAACTTCATACCAATTTATTAGCTAGAGCTTGTAGATCAACTCTAGGTATGAGCTTGACTGTGACTTTCTGACGAACATTATCAACATCGACAACCTATGAGACAAATATATAATGTCAACCAAAGAATGATACAAACATATCAATCCAGTTTCAAGTGTAGTCATACCTTGGCAAGATCCCCCTTGTAAATACCAATCTTCATTCGGACCCATGTATCCCTTGCAAGTTCAACAGCTTTACTTTCAACAGATAAAACATCAGTCATCTCCTTGATCGGCACAAGCGTCACTTTAGCTGAAGAAAAGATGTTTCGCATGCCTTTGCAGGCCTGAAGCGGCAAAAGAAGTTGAACTTTTCAAATATCCAGTTCAATGATATAAGAGAAAGAAATACCAGAATCAGATACTCCAGACCTCTAACACATGGGCTTCTTTCTCAGCTTCAacataaatgtaattttttagaTGATCCAGTGCAACAACTGACTTGATCTGTAGATCAGACCTATCCATAAATTTCTGCATGAGACAAATGGCTGTCTCACGCTCATGGCCAATCTGAAAACATGCAGGATAGTTAACATAGgcaagttgcaaaaattactaataatatttattttaactgGTGAATACAAATAATGACATACCGCACATTTGACCATCCATAGTTTGGGATCTTTCACTGATGGCAAAAGCGCTTGTTGCTCAACATCAGTGGCATCCTCAGCATAGTCTACCTGATTTGTTTTAGAATATCTTTCTTTGACACGTCTCTCTATCTCATCAACGTCTTCCTGATCTTCTTGCATTAATATAGGGCGTCGTAATCTTCGACTGTCATCCTCCTCAGGCAAGTCAGCTCCAACATCATTTATAAAATCTACACTTCTCCCAATATCAAATAAGTAAAACAAAAACCACAAGTAGATACATTAACAACATTTGCAGGcatcatatttttcaaaataactgAGTACATGTCAACTCATAATAGCAACAAATCAACAAAAAATATTCGCCCTGATAATATTTACCATACAAAACCTAAGAGAAGTTGGAtttaacaagaaaaagaaaagaaacatcaGCCTTGCATCAAACTAATACGACAAACAAAGCGAATTAAGTATAACTTTTGAATTTTCATTTGGGTAGAAATTTTAGGTTCAACATCTATTAGCCTAAGCAATAACAAAATTAATTCATAAGAAAGTCGTAGCTACTATAATTATCTGAAAATTAACTTTCTTAGGTATGATCGCCGCCGTGAACATATAACAGTTAAGGTTATATAACCCTaaaaaagatatacaaaagatTGAAGTTTTGTCGATACTATTTATTATCGACCATGATTTCTAAAGAAGACATGCGTACAGAAAACAAAGAGAGAAATAACTCTTAAATAAAGAGATCACCATCATACCGTCTtcgccttcctcctcctcctcttcgtcgTCGCTGTCGACCATTGCCTCGAGCTCGAAAAACTGCGATCCGCGTGCCCTCTTTTCCCTGCTCCGGCGGCTCGCACCAACCTCCTCCTCGTcttcatcctcctcttcttcctcctcgtcgTCCTCCTCCGCCGCGTCGTCGATGAATTGAGATCTACTTCTCTTCTTCCCTCCTTTGCCAGTACcaagctcctcctcctcctcctcgtcttCATCGTAGGCTTCATCGACGTCGTCGTCGTCTATGAAATCGTCGTCCTCACTTCGCCGCCCTCTCGCCATGGATTCGCCTTAGGGTTTGCAGCTTCGAAGTGGAGAAGAAGGGTGGAGGGGTTCCAAGGGGCGACGAAGGGAGGGATCAGGGATCAGGGATCGACGACAAAAGGGGGCAGGCACCTGGTTATCGGTATCGGGTTTGTGCTCGGTTATCGGGTACATATTGTAAGAATTGACCCGTTATCAGATTGTGTTGATTGCGAATGATCCGCTATCGAATTTCTGTTAATTACTAATAATTCGGGCGGGCTGATAATTAATTATCGGATATTGGATATAGGATTTAATATTTAGAGTTTAGATCGGATATCAAATTAATTTGTAATCAGCTGTAAGGTATTAAATTTCTTTGTCACTTAAAAAACAATAAGCTCAGATTAAATTTGTTATATAGCATCTACAGTAAATTTTctataatatctttaaaatttaaaataaatcattcactttactaaatttaaataatcattttcaatacaaacctctaaaatttttattatctttaattttatcattttcttctctctattctattttttttattttttctttcacctTATGTAATATCTATTTTCATTACCCAATTTAAttcctttattttttctctcttccaaattaaatgatattttaatatttaataaagtACTATtcataaaatctaaatttaaaaaatagataaggtagataatgaaaaaaaaaatttacgtaaaatataaaatttaagataaattttgtGTTTTAGAGTAATTGCTCCATAGTGGGAGGATCATTGCTCTATTAGTGTAAGTGGTCAAGCTATGAGTAAAGGTATGCTTGGACGAGTCAAGTTTTGACTCCAAGAATTTATGTGACAATAATTCATGTCTCAATCATCATACTACTCGGAGAGAATACATCTTTTCTGATGTTTATAAGGATTGACCTTGCAAATCGATTATAAGGTATCCGTGATAATTTGTTATCGGATTTCAGATTAATTTACAATCACTTATTGGGTATCGGGTTTGTATTACTAACAAAATTATTTGTGATATGTAAGAATTTATCTAGTAGTCAGTTATTAAGTATCGGGTTTCTATTAATTATGAACCATTTCAGTTATGCTAGTAATTGGTTATCGAGTATTCTGTTAATTTATAATCAACTATTGAATATCAAATCTgtattgtttgaaaaaaaaatgggtTTTTTTTATAGGTATCAGGTATGTCTTTATTTATAATATTCAGTTATCGGgtatcatatttatgatatttgatcatgtccgagcgctgagtcgatggacactgaaggcgtggcgctctccgctgtcttcgactggtgatgtggatctccagcgaacctgcaaagaagccgaaccggaaggggtttcccggcgacgactctccgacgctcaagtcagacagtgaaaaagaagaggagcaaagtaacgctactgtggctacagtgatgagagtcgcctacctccgtcg
This window of the Zingiber officinale cultivar Zhangliang chromosome 3B, Zo_v1.1, whole genome shotgun sequence genome carries:
- the LOC122056580 gene encoding putative transcription elongation factor SPT5 homolog 1, producing the protein MARGRRSEDDDFIDDDDVDEAYDEDEEEEEELGTGKGGKKRSRSQFIDDAAEEDDEEEEEEDEDEEEVGASRRSREKRARGSQFFELEAMVDSDDEEEEEEGEDDFINDVGADLPEEDDSRRLRRPILMQEDQEDVDEIERRVKERYSKTNQVDYAEDATDVEQQALLPSVKDPKLWMVKCAIGHERETAICLMQKFMDRSDLQIKSVVALDHLKNYIYVEAEKEAHVLEACKGMRNIFSSAKVTLVPIKEMTDVLSVESKAVELARDTWVRMKIGIYKGDLAKVVDVDNVRQKVTVKLIPRVDLQALANKLEGREVVKKKTFVPPPRFFNIDEAREMHIRVERRRDKDSGEYFEMVDGLMFKEGFLYKTISVKSISLQNIDPTFDELEKFRKPGDDDGEVASLSTLFANRKKGHFMKGDSVIIIRGECKNLKGWVEKVEEDTVYAKLPELGTIAFNEKELCKYFKPGDHVKVVSGVQVGATGMVVKVESHVLIILSDTTKDHIRVFADHVVESSEITTGVTRVGDYELHDLVLLDNMSFGVIIRLETEAFQVLKGVADKPEVVLVKFREIKSKIERRTTAKDRSNNIIAIKDVVRVVEGPFSGKRGPVEHIYRGLLFIHDRHHHEHAGFICAKAQSCVLGCGSQGNRDRNNVDSLSSRLDALRSPSRFQSPNRLPPRGPPSEFQRYRGGGGRGGRGGRGDEALVSKTIKIKSGPWKGYRGRVKEVTGYLVRVELDSQMKIVTVKRQDIADAVGNGAATPFRFGSGRETPMHPSRTPMHPYQTPMRDPGATPIHDGMRTPMHDGTWAPMSPPRDNWEDGNPATWRTSPQYHPGTPVRTYDAPTPGSGWANTPGGSYGDSATPRESSYGSAPSPYLPSTPTAQPLTPSSASYLPGTPGGQPMTPGNVGLDMMSPTIGGESEGNWLMPDILVNVVKAGGDFHVGVVKDVLMDGSCKVAVGSAGNGETMTVTPSDVEVIRPKKSDRIKIMNGDMRGATGRLIGVDGSDGIVKLDDTYEVKILDLVLLAKLAIV